The Candidatus Methylomirabilota bacterium genome includes the window CGGCGACGAGCGCCAGGGCGAACCACATGCGCGCGAGTCTACACGAGGACTCCCGGAAACCCCGACGTCTTGACGGTGAAGCCGGGGAAGAGCGGTGCGGTCGGACCGACGCCCAGGTGGCGCAGAGCGACCTCGGCGAAGAGCGCGCGGAAATCGGTGGTCACGGCGAGGTCGCGGCCCTCGAAGAGCTGGTCCCGCCGCAGCCCGGGCCACCGCCCGTACACCGCGCCGCCCCGCACGGGACCGCCAAGCACCAGCATCGCCGTCGCGTGGCCGTGGTCGGTCCCACGGTTGCCGTTTTCGCGAACGGTCCGGCCGAACTCCGACATCGTGAGCACGACGACGTCGTCCATCCGGTCGCCCAGGTCCCGCTCGAGGGCGGCCAGGCCCTGAGCGAAGTCGCCGAGGCGGTTGGCGAGCTGGCCACGCTCGTTGCCTTGGCCGGCATGGGTGTCCCAGCCGCCCACGTCGGCGAACGCGACTTCCACCCCGACGTCGGCCCGGATGAGCTGGGCGATCTGCTTCAGGCTGTCACCGAAGCGGCCGCGCGGATACTGGGCGCCGTTGGCGGGCGCCAGGCGCTGGGGCGCGGCGGCCTTCAGCATCTTGACCGCTTCGAAGGTCTCCTTCCCCGTGCCGTAGAGGAGATCGCGCACCCCCTGCTCGTACATGGATTCGAAGCCGCGCCGCGCGTCCACCGCGCCGGTCATCGAGGCGCCCCCCACGTCGAACTCGGCGATGCTCCCCATCGCGACCGCCCCCGCCCCGCGCAGCACGCGGGGGAGCTGCGGCCCCATGGCCACGGCGCGAAACGGACAGCTGCTCGCGCGCGGCGTGGCCTGGAGCCCGCGGGCGAGCCAGCCGTCGGCGGTGCTCTTCACCCCCGGCGTTCCCGACTCCATGTAGTCCTGCGCATCGAAGTGCGAGCGCGTGATGTCGGGCGAGCCGCACGCGTGGACGATGGCGAGGCGCCGCGCGTCCCAGAGCGGCTTGAGCGGCGACAACGCGGGATGGAGGCCGAAGAAGCCGTCGAGGTCCACGGTGGTCTCGGGCTGCCCGCTCGCCGGACGCGCAATCGCGATGGCCCCCCGCGCGCCGTAGTAGTCCGGATCGCCGTGGGGCACGACCATGCTGAGCCCGTCCACCGCGCCGCGCTGGAACACGGCGATGAGCGTCTTGCGCCGCGCCGCCGTTCCCTGGGCCGCCGCGGCGCGGAGAAGGAAGCGCGGCATGCCGTCGAGACCGATGCCGAGCGCGCTGAGCGCGCCGCCCTTTATGAACGCCCGGCGGGTGCAGGGATCCACGCTATCGCCTCTGGAACTCGGGTGAGCCGAGCACGAGCGCGGCCAGCTTCTCGACGTCGGTATTGCGGGGGCCCCGATCGTCCGCGGTGGCCCGCACGATCTCGGGGCTGTCGAGCTGCGAGACGAGCACCCGGCGCGTCGAGGCCGAGATCTCCCCCTGCAGCACGACGCTCACGATGCGGTCCAGCAGCGCCGCGGGCTGTCGCCGATCGACGCCCTGCAGGAAGCGGCC containing:
- a CDS encoding DUF1501 domain-containing protein encodes the protein MDPCTRRAFIKGGALSALGIGLDGMPRFLLRAAAAQGTAARRKTLIAVFQRGAVDGLSMVVPHGDPDYYGARGAIAIARPASGQPETTVDLDGFFGLHPALSPLKPLWDARRLAIVHACGSPDITRSHFDAQDYMESGTPGVKSTADGWLARGLQATPRASSCPFRAVAMGPQLPRVLRGAGAVAMGSIAEFDVGGASMTGAVDARRGFESMYEQGVRDLLYGTGKETFEAVKMLKAAAPQRLAPANGAQYPRGRFGDSLKQIAQLIRADVGVEVAFADVGGWDTHAGQGNERGQLANRLGDFAQGLAALERDLGDRMDDVVVLTMSEFGRTVRENGNRGTDHGHATAMLVLGGPVRGGAVYGRWPGLRRDQLFEGRDLAVTTDFRALFAEVALRHLGVGPTAPLFPGFTVKTSGFPGVLV